Proteins encoded by one window of Cylindrospermum stagnale PCC 7417:
- a CDS encoding DUF4365 domain-containing protein encodes MDINQQKEQFSLTYIRAIAAVAGYSLYRPEIDNDSIDLGIVSRGGVGKILSPRLELQLKCTARDILDKSYIKYPLILKNYNDLRINALVPRILVVVLVPERIADWIKQTEEELCLRHCAYWVSLRGMPETANRNNVTIELLRSNQFTPDVLQGIINRISFGELP; translated from the coding sequence ATGGATATCAACCAACAAAAAGAACAATTTAGTCTCACATATATCAGAGCAATTGCTGCGGTAGCAGGTTATTCTTTATATAGACCAGAAATTGATAATGACAGCATAGACTTAGGTATAGTTAGCAGAGGAGGCGTAGGTAAAATCCTTTCCCCTAGACTGGAACTACAACTAAAATGTACAGCCAGAGATATTCTGGATAAAAGCTATATTAAATATCCCCTCATACTGAAAAATTATAATGATTTAAGAATAAATGCCCTTGTACCACGAATTTTAGTAGTCGTTTTAGTTCCCGAAAGAATCGCAGACTGGATAAAACAAACCGAAGAAGAATTGTGTCTCAGGCATTGTGCATACTGGGTATCCTTGCGCGGAATGCCAGAGACTGCAAATAGAAATAATGTTACTATTGAATTGCTGCGTAGTAACCAGTTTACACCAGATGTACTCCAAGGCATCATCAACCGCATTAGTTTTGGAGAGTTGCCATGA